TCACGCTTCCAGAGTTCCTGGCGGGTGAGGTCGGAGATCGGGGTGCCATGGACGGTTTCCTCGGCGGGCGCAGCGAGGTTGGGTCCGCCGAGGTTGGAGTTGTCCGTCAGGGTGCCGGTATCGGGCAGTGCACCGACGTAGGGATAGAGCTGGCGCTGCGCGATGCCGGCGAGGAAGCCGGTGAGGTATTCTTTTTGTTCGGGGTTGAAGGTGGAGAGGGGCATGGGAGGGGGATCTGAAGGCTGAAACCTGAAGGCTGAAACCTGAAGACGGAGGGTGGAGGGTGGAGGGTGGAGGGTGGAGGGTGGAGGGTGGAGGGTGGAGGGTGGAGGGTGGAGGGTGGAGATTGACGAAGGGGGGGGGACTTCGGGGGGGGAGCAAATGTCAAATTCAGAGATGTGACCCCGATGAGGGGGGGAGGGGGGTGACGGTGACGGCGCAGTGTTTGTAGGCGGGTTGGCGGGAGTGGGGATCGTAGGCGGGGAGGGTGAGCCGGTTGACTTCGGGGTAGTGCATGGGGAGGAAGACCTGGCCGGGTTGAACGGTGGCGACGATGAAGGCGGTGGCGGTGAGGGATCCGCGGCGGGAGGATACGGTGACTTCGGCGTTGGGGGTGACGCCGAGCTGGGCGGCGTCGTCGGGATGGATTTCGAGGTAGCAGCGCCGGGGGTGGAGCTGGCGGAGGATGGCGGATTTGCCGGTGCGGGTCTGGGTGTGCCATTGGGCGGAGGTGCCGCGGCCGGTGAGGAGGATGAGCGGGTAGTTGCGGTCGGGGGATTCGGGGGCGGGTCGTGGCGCCTCGAAGAGGAGGCGGGCGCGGCCGTCGGGTGTGAAGAAGCGGCCGTTGGCGAAGAGGCGCCGTTCGCTGGAGGGGGACGCGGGTTGGGAGGGGTCGGGAGGCGGGGCGCCTTCGGGTTGGGGAAAGGGCCATTGGATGCCGCCGGAGTCGGCGAGGTGGTCGTAGTCGCGGATGCCGGTGAAGTCGCAGGGTTGGCCGGCGGAGAGGCGTTGCAGGATGCGAAACACCGCGGCGGGGGAGGTCCATTCGGCGAATTGCGGTCCGCAACCCCAGCGGTCGGCGACGAGGCGGAAGATGGCGAAATCGGAGAGGGCCTGTCCCGGGGCGCGGGCGACTTTGCGGACGATGCCGAGGCGGCGTTCGGAGTTGATGAAGGTGCCGTCCTTTTCTCCCCAGCCGGCGGCGGGGAGGACGAGATGCGCGAGTTGGGCGGTGTCGGTGGACGGGTAGAGATCCTGGACGGCGAGGAAGTCGAGGCGTTCGAGGGCGCGGCGGAAGGCGGCGCGGTCGATCCAGGAATGGGCGCCGTTGGTGGCGATGATCCAGAGGGCGCGGATCTGGCCGGCGGCGACGCGGTCGAGGATCTGGTCGTAGGCGAGGGACGGCTGGGACGGGATGGAGGACTCGGGGAAGCCGAGGAGGCGGGCGACGTCGGCGCGGTGGGCAGGTTGATCGAAGCGGCGACCGCCGAGGAGGCTGGTGGTGTTGCTGAAGAGGCGGGAGCCCATGGCATTGCACTGGCCGGTGATGGAGTTGGGACCGGTTCCGGGGCGGCCGATGTTGCCGGTGATGAGGGCGAGATTGATGACGGCCTGGGCGGTGCGGACGGCCTCGTGGCCCTGGTTGACCCCCATGGTCCACCAGAAGCTCACGGCGCGGCCGCGTCCGATGGTCTCCGCGGCGCGGAAGAGCGTGCCCACCGTCAGGCCGGTCTCGGCGGCCACGCGGTCCGGGGTGAACTCGCGGACGAACTCGCGGAACCCGGCGAAGCCGGTGGTGTGGGCTTCGATGAAGGCGGGTTGGTGCCAGCCCGAGGCGATGATGAGATGGGCAAGGCCGTAGAGGAGGACGAGATCGGACTTGGGGCGGAGGGCGAGATGCTGGGTGGCGGCGCTGGCGGTTTCGGTGCGGCGCGGATCGATGACGAGGAGGGCGGGGCGATGGGGGTTGCGCTGGACGCGCTGCCAGAGGATGGGATGGGCGATGGCGAGATTGGAGCCGAGGAAGACGAGGACATCGGACGCCTCGAAATCGGCGTAGGTGTAGGGGGGGGCGTCGAAGCCGAAGCTTTCCTTGTAGGCGACGTGGGAGGTGGCCATGCACTGGCGGGTGTTGGAATCGCCGTGGAGTCCGCCCATGCCGAATTTGAAGAGCGCGCCGAGGAGGGCCATTTCCTCGGTGCAGATTTGTCCGGTGCCGAGGAAGGCGATGCTTTCCGGGCCGTGGCGTTCGAGGGTGTCGCGGAAGCGGTGGACGAAGGTGTCGATGGCGACGTCCCAGGACACGGGGCGCTGGGTGCCGGTGGCGTCGCGGAGGAGCGGGGTGACGGCGCGATCCGGGGCGGCCAGCGGGGTGAGGGCTTCCCAGCCTTTGGGGCAGGCCATGCCGAGATTCACCGGGTAGTCGGGGGTTGGGGAGAGGTTCACGGCGTGGCCATCGCGGAGGTGGACGCGGAGGCTGCAACCGGTGGCGCAGAAGCCGCAGATCAGATCGGTGGTTGCCTGGGGGGCGAGGCGTTCGGGGAGCTGGCCGAGTCCGCCGGTGGGCGCGGTGCGGGCGAGTTCGCGGGTCATCGAGCCGTCCCAGCGGCGGAGGAGCGCGAGCGGGCCGGTCGGGCGGGGCGGTGAGGTCGGGGGCTGGGTTGGGGAGAGGTTCACGAAGCGATTCCTCCGGGCATGCGGTCGGGGGCGACGGCGACAAAGAACAGGTGACGTTCGAGGACGATTCCGAGGGCGAGGGCGAGGAGGATCGGCCACGCGACGAGGGGCGTGGCGCCGGCGAGAACGGTGGCAAGGCCGGTGGTGGCGAGGCCGGCGGCGATCCCGCGGGCGGTCCAGAGTCCGAGGAAAGGGGCGCGAAGGAGGGCGGCGCTGCGGGCGAGTTCGGGGTCGGACGGAGGGCGACGCCGGAACGGGATCCATTCCGCGGCGGCCCCGAGGGCGATGCCGGCCAGGGCGAGGGAGGCGAGGATCCGGGTGAGCGGTGATTCGGCGGGGGACCCGGCGAGGACCGCGGTGGCGCCGAGGGCGAGCGTGGCGCCGAGGAATCGGCCGGCAACGGAAGGGAGGTTCCAGAAGCGGCGACGGGTGGCGGCGTAGATCATGGCGGAGCTGACCACGCCGGCGAGGCCGCAGGCGGCGGTGGCGGCGGTGAGCCCAGGTGTCCATGGGGCCAAGGCGGGGAAGTACGAGGCGAACGCGGTGGCGGTGAGGAGTCCGGCATAGGCGCCAAAGGCGATGACTTCGCGGCTGAACCAGGAGGTGCGCCAGCCGAGGAAGGCGCGCCAGGCGCGGAGGGGTTGGCCGAGGTGCAGGGTGGCGAGGGCGAGGGCGACGAGTTGGAGGAGGAGGATGGGCAGGATCGGGCCGGGGGAGACGGGGACCGCGGCAGGGGATGGGAGGAGGGAGAGCAGGGCGTGGAGGGTCAG
The Verrucomicrobiia bacterium DNA segment above includes these coding regions:
- a CDS encoding nitrate reductase, producing MTRELARTAPTGGLGQLPERLAPQATTDLICGFCATGCSLRVHLRDGHAVNLSPTPDYPVNLGMACPKGWEALTPLAAPDRAVTPLLRDATGTQRPVSWDVAIDTFVHRFRDTLERHGPESIAFLGTGQICTEEMALLGALFKFGMGGLHGDSNTRQCMATSHVAYKESFGFDAPPYTYADFEASDVLVFLGSNLAIAHPILWQRVQRNPHRPALLVIDPRRTETASAATQHLALRPKSDLVLLYGLAHLIIASGWHQPAFIEAHTTGFAGFREFVREFTPDRVAAETGLTVGTLFRAAETIGRGRAVSFWWTMGVNQGHEAVRTAQAVINLALITGNIGRPGTGPNSITGQCNAMGSRLFSNTTSLLGGRRFDQPAHRADVARLLGFPESSIPSQPSLAYDQILDRVAAGQIRALWIIATNGAHSWIDRAAFRRALERLDFLAVQDLYPSTDTAQLAHLVLPAAGWGEKDGTFINSERRLGIVRKVARAPGQALSDFAIFRLVADRWGCGPQFAEWTSPAAVFRILQRLSAGQPCDFTGIRDYDHLADSGGIQWPFPQPEGAPPPDPSQPASPSSERRLFANGRFFTPDGRARLLFEAPRPAPESPDRNYPLILLTGRGTSAQWHTQTRTGKSAILRQLHPRRCYLEIHPDDAAQLGVTPNAEVTVSSRRGSLTATAFIVATVQPGQVFLPMHYPEVNRLTLPAYDPHSRQPAYKHCAVTVTPLPPSSGSHL